Proteins encoded in a region of the Pristis pectinata isolate sPriPec2 chromosome 16, sPriPec2.1.pri, whole genome shotgun sequence genome:
- the LOC127579059 gene encoding uncharacterized protein LOC127579059 — translation MNRGHVTSSCCCKSHGVIGGEQGLTQPSISQPGPGPVAASPSPAQGPSQHLPARPSPGFSSATPSPASPSPAWPRAQPGLAQGPAQHLPARPRARRSISQPGPAQQLPAQHLPARPGPGPSPASPSPARPSPASPSPARPRVQPSISQPGPAQGPAQHLPARPGPGPSPASPSPA, via the coding sequence ATGAACAGGGGACATGTGACCTCCAGTTGCTGCTGCAAGTCCCACGGGGTGATCGGTGGTGAACAGGGCCTGACTCAGCCCAGCATCTCCCAGCCCGGCCCAGGGCCCGTCGCAGCATCTCCCAGCCCGGCCCAGGGCCCGTCGCAGCATCTCCCAGCCCGGCCCAGCCCAGGGTTCAGCTCAGCAACTCCCAGCCCAGCATCTCCCAGCCCGGCCTGGCCCAGGGCCCAGCCCGGCCTGGCCCAGGGCCCAGCCCAGCATCTCCCAGCCCGGCCCAGGGCCCGTCGCAGCATCTCCCAGCCTGGCCCAGCTCAGCAACTCCCAGCCCAGCATCTCCCAGCCCGGCCTGGCCCAGGGCCCAGCCCAGCATCTCCCAGCCCGGCCCGGCCCAGCCCAGCATCTCCCAGCCCGGCCCGGCCCAGGGTTCAGCCCAGCATCTCCCAGCCCGGCCCGGCCCAGGGCCCAGCCCAGCATCTCCCAGCCCGGCCCGGCCCAGGGCCCAGCCCAGCATCTCCCAGCCCGGCCTAG
- the mych gene encoding myelocytomatosis oncogene homolog — protein sequence MPLSAPAAREVELQLLLEGEALGWGRGCEDLLPTPPQSPKDQMLPSKAEQLELVSDLLLEDEDVGQSLLWGVEAGLAQDPVWGSLAQDPVWGSLAQDPVWGSLLAQTELDWLTDSLPVSGSLMAEIESQFFQALGGPVPRLSASPQPGVDDASLDSESPFPLDGLSSHSTDSDEEVDVVSVEKQSPVGRSDERVEVTPPATRSQTLPHINRCSLAIQQQHNYAAPSPLLPEDLPLPKRARTDGYLRTAKTTSSSPGPRAVGAEEERRRTHNVLEKQRRNELKHCLLALRDQLPELSTNTKASKVVILQKATEHIGRLQREQLKLQTDRNRLQRKQQQLRHKLQQLHRAAK from the exons ATGCCCCTCAGTGCCCCTGCTGCCCGGGAGGTGGAGCTGCAGCTACTGCTGGAGGGGGAGGCGCTGGGGTGGGGCCGGGGCTGTGAGGACCTgctgcccacccctccccagtcGCCCAAGGACCAGATGCTGCCCTCCAAGGCGGAGCAGTTGGAGCTGGTGTCGGACCTGCTGCTGGAGGACGAGGATGTGGGGCAGAGCCTCCTGTGGGGTGTGGAGGCCGGCCTGGCCCAGGACCCTGTGTGGGGCAGCCTGGCCCAGGACCCTGTGTGGGGCAGCCTGGCCCAGGACCCTGTGTGGGGCAGCCTGCTGGCCCAGACCGAGCTGGACTGGCTCACTGACTCCCTGCCCGTCTCCGGCTCCCTCATGGCAGAGATCGAATCCCAGTTCTTCCAGGCTCTCGGGGGTCCGGTGCCAAGGCTCAGCGCCTCCCCACAGCCCGGGGTGGATGATGCAAGTTTGGACAGCGAGTCTCCGTTCCCACTGGACGGCCTTTCTTCACACTCCACTGACTCAG ATGAGGAGGTTGACGTGGTGAGTGTTGAGAAGCAGTCTCCGGTGGGGCGGAGTGACGAGCGTGTAGAGGTGACTCCACCAGCGACCCGCTCACAGACCCTGCCCCACATCAATCGCTGCAGCCTGGCCATCCAACAGCAGCACAACTACGCTGCTCCCTCACCCCTGCTTCCTGAGGATCTGCCCCTCCCAAAACGAGCGAGAACAGACGGCTACCTGCGCACTGCCAAGACCACCAGCTCGAGCCCCGGCCCAAGGGctgtgggtgcagaggaggagcGTAGGAGGACACACAACGTCCTGGAGAAGCAGAGGAGGAACGAGCTGAAGCATTGCCTGCTGGCCCTCCGCGACCAGCTGCCAGAACTTTCCACCAACACCAAGGCTTCCAAGGTGGTGATCCTGCAGAAAGCCACTGAGCACATCGGCCGGCTGCAGAGGGAGCAGCTGAAGCTGCAGACCGACAGGAACCGGCTGCagagaaagcagcagcagcttAGACACAAACTGCAGCAACTCCACAGGGCAGCCAAATAG
- the romo1 gene encoding reactive oxygen species modulator 1: MPVTVGPYGQSQPSCFDRVKMGFMMGCAVGMAAGALFGTFSCLRLGLRGRELLGGVGKTMMQSGGTFGTFMAIGMGIRC, encoded by the exons ATGCCAGTCACTGTGGGACCGTACGGGCAATCGCAGCCTAGCTGTTTCGACAGGGTTAAGATGGGGTTCATGATGGGCTGCGCAGTTGGCATGGCAGCTGGAGCACTGTTTGGCACCTTCTCCTGCCTCAG GCTGGGGCTGAGGGGCCGAGAGCTGCTGGGGGGAGTCGGGAAGACCATGATGCAGAGTGGAGGCACGTTTGGAACCTTCATGGCGATTGGAATGGGAATCAGATGCTGA